The following is a genomic window from Thioclava electrotropha.
TGAAGACGCTTTGGATGGTCGCTGTCGCCATGCTGGGCCTATCGGCCACTGCCGCGTGGGCCGAGGACATTCCCGTCACCTATGATCCGCAGGTGATCACGGCCTGTCTTGCGGCAAAGAGCGGACCCGCGCGCAGCGCCTGTATCGGGCTCGGGGCTGCACATTGCATGACCGTCGACAATGCCGGCTCGAGCAATGCGGGCATGGGCTTTTGTTTCGGCGCAGAACGCGACGATTGGGACGCGCGCCTGAATGCGGCCTATCAGACGATCGTCGAGCGGGACGGCAAGGTGGATGCGGAACTGCAAGAGTTGGGTTCCGCCGCGCCACCGCAGGTGCCTGCGCTGAAAGAAATGCAGCGCGCA
Proteins encoded in this region:
- a CDS encoding lysozyme inhibitor LprI family protein, whose protein sequence is MKTLWMVAVAMLGLSATAAWAEDIPVTYDPQVITACLAAKSGPARSACIGLGAAHCMTVDNAGSSNAGMGFCFGAERDDWDARLNAAYQTIVERDGKVDAELQELGSAAPPQVPALKEMQRAWIAYRDASCTYEMSTWGGGSGAGPAGSQCEMQLTGAQALRLIARAEQLEGDTQ